Sequence from the ANME-2 cluster archaeon genome:
CCAGACCATTGGAATATTCTTCCAGTACGGGCTGGGCTGCGTTGGCTGTCATGCAGCATCATTCGAGAGCCTGGCCGAAGGTGCCATGATGCACGGCATTGACCTGGACGCCATGCTCAAGGAGCTGAATGAACTTGCCTTAAAGGTCCAGGCTAAAAAAGAAGCATAAAAGCATTCATTATTCCAGTCTTATGAGACAATTATGTGGTAAGCAATAACGCTTTTGTTTTTTGGGTTGTTGCCAAAATCGACAAGTATTTAACGTAGAATAAATGATAATCAATGAACACAGTTACATAAAAATTAAGGTGCCGCATTTTATGGATTATACTATTCAAGAACACAATGATAATAAAATGGCTTTAGTGCCTCTTAAAAAGAATATGGATAAAAAATGGGAGGAAGAACTTCGCGAATGGGTCGTCGAAGAGTTCTATATACCATATCAGGCATCATAATTTGCTTTCAATATCATAATGCAACGATTTCCAAGTGAGGAATATTCCTGGAATTAAAGGGAATTTGTAGTATTTGCCAGACGTCTGGTACGATGTATACCTGTCAGTTATGCGGCCGTCTTGTTTGCAGCCATTGTTTTGATGTGAACAGGAGTGTATGCATACAATGCAGCCGGGGACGGGTATTGGGGTCTACGAATCCTCAATTCAGTGTTTGACTCTCTTTATTTGAACCCCTAACTGTCAATTTCTATCCGGTTTACTTTCTCCTTCTTCAATGGTGTTCAGGAACCGGTTGTAAATTGAATTGGTGATAATTTCGAGCATCAACTGTTTGCTGTCTTCACTACTCTTGCTTTTTGTAATAGCACAGAACACACCAAGTGGAATAGTTATGGAAGAATAAGAGGAACTGCCAATAATATTTCCGCAATGACCAAAAGCTTTCCTGAAAATCTGGTTCATGTTAATTTCAATATTATTAGAATTGGCATATACGTATATGTTATAGGTATTAACTGCAAATACCAGCGCGGTTGATATCCCCTCCAGGTCCAGCATATATTTAACGACTTTTGAAAGCGTACTTGGGTCTTTCATATAACCGGTATTGGTCAGGAGATATGCACCTTTGATATGTTTGTTATTGATAGCGTTAGCAAGGTCGCTGAACGTTTCAGGTTTTACAGCCGGTTTTTCAAGTTTTAATAGCAGGTCATTGTCTATGTACCCCAGTACATAGTGGTAGGCTTCCAGACCATTGAGGTTCACGTTGGTCAAAAATGTCTTGGTACGGTCCCTGATAGCGAACAGAAGTACCGTGGCTACCGTATTGTCCATGGGTACCTTCAGGCTCCGCATATACTGGACCATGAGGGTGGAAGTGGTCTCTATGTTTTCACGAATATCCTTGTACCTGCATTTTATATCTTTTGTCGCTACTTTGGAATGTGAGATTATGAGATCGGGCATGCCAATGATAAGATTCAGGTCTTCGGGTAATTCCCTGGGTACTACATCGACCAGGGCCACAGTCCTTGAAAGCTCATCAGTGATAACATCAGGAAGCGGTTCAATATTGTGACCCACGATATTTAACAGTCCTTTATGATACGCTGTTCCGGTAAAGTAACATTTGGCATTAATGTGGAAATATTCTGCGATTCTAGTCAATGCATACGCGCTGGCAAGTGAATCAACCGTGGGATTTGGTCTTAGCAGTATTGTAAGACCCCTCTTGGAGAAGTTCAATATCCTTTTGAACTTTCTGCGGTTTAAAAAACCAAGTTTTTTCACAATGTACCCCATCCGATAAAATCGACGATAACAATAGATTGTTTCCTTGATAGATATTGTATTATTAGTAATTTATGGATGTCGATACTAACCTGAAGTACAATAGGGACCAACTTCAGACCAGTTTCCTTATAGGATGACCGTCGACCGGTTCCACGTCCAGGTCGGCCACGCTTTCAGATATCATGATGTCTGCCATTGCTGCAACAGGAAATGTGTACTTCGCATTTTCGATAGGCCCGTAAAGTATGAAATCGCCGGCAGCCATCTGTTGCAGACCAGTGGATGCGATGTCGCATATCCGGTAGATGAGCTTGTCTTCCTTACTTTTATCACGTAGCCAGTTCCAGGCTGATGGTGCATTGTGAATACCTGAACCTACAGGATACCCCCATTTCGCTTTGGCACTTATGCACATTCTCAGTGCGATACCTGCACCATTGCCCATGGGAGTAATGCTCGGGTCAATTAACTTTTTCGTTATACCGCATTCATCAGCAGTTTCCAGTAACCCGTGCGGGAGTACACGTCCGCCGTTTTCAAGCAGTTCCATTCTCCCGTCAAGACTGGAATCCATTGCATTGAATCCCAGGATGATGGCGGCGTCAATATCTGAATTGGCCAGTGCTTCGACCTCATCATCTGTGACCGACATGTTCAGGCTGTTGTAGATGGTCTTGTCTGCCAGCCCCACTTCGCTGACATAATTCGCAGCTGCCGCTCGCACCGTGGAATCAGTGGAATCGAGCAGGAATGGGACATCGGTTGTTGCACTGACAAAGTCCAGGTAACGTTGTGCAGCCTGGGGGGTTTCAGCATAGATGTGTATCATGTGCGGATTGCCGGTCTCATCTGAAAGGGTCTCCTGCATGTTGATAAGTGATTCTGCGGCCTGTTTGTCAAATATGCCTGCGCCTGGGTCCGATACTATATTGTGTTTATTGTAGAAGATAGTGCCTGCCAGTACAGTAGGGAACTGCCCTGGTTGACCTCCGATCCTGACATTCGCGATATTGATGACCTGCTGTTCTTTTTTGAATACGAACATTGTTATCTATCCTGAAAATTTGGGATTATATCTGGACGAACACTAACCCTGATGTGGTATCCATCAGAATATCGTTGGCTATCATTATATCTGCACCTTTTATTTCGCGCTCAACGTGTTTTTTCTTTCTGGCTGATTGGACCACCATGGGCGGGTGGGGGAAGGGTTCACCTTTCGACTTATATTCCTCGATTATCGCCTGAATCTCACCAGCCTCAACCAGTCCCCGCCTGTCGATGAGTTCAACCTGCGCCCTGAAATGTTCAATGGCATCGTGTGGGATGTTCTCAATAAAAGGTATGGCTCCGTTTGAACCAATAATCCTGCCATGTCCATCTATACCGTTGGTGTGGATTGCCAGGAGTGTATTTCCTGACAGGTGTCCTTTTGATTCCTGGCCGCACACCAGGATATACCTGATATTTGAATTGGAGATGGTATTTGCCATTATTTTCTCTATGCCAAGGTTCTCGGTCTTGCAGCTTCCCATTATACAGGCACCAGGGAGCGGGTCCATATCGCTTGCAAGGGTGACCACAGAAATGCGGGATTCAGGGTCTATTATGGTATAATCTCCCCTGACCGGTGGCCATTCCTGCGCGATGGTGTCATTTGACATTGTCGTTCACTCAAAAGTTAACTGATTCGAATGGAATATGGTTTGAATGCTTATTGTTGATATACTTTTTTAATAGAATAAGTTCAGGTGTTTTAAAATAGAGTAATTCCTGAACCATATTCTCGAAATTAAGGATAAAATGTACAAAACTATATAGTGCTACTACAATAATTCTAGTCTGGTATGCATTGAGTGGATATTAGCTTACGATAAGATTTTGCTCCATTGATTAGGCAAATCTCTCAGCCGGATATCCTGGTGGTCTGGAAATGTTAAACATTCAAAATAGATTGATTGTTGTATTTTTGATTTTGTTTATCGTATTTAATACCGGTACTGTAAGTGCAACATCAGATTGCCTGGATTGCCATGCTGAAACTGTAACAATAATGCCCGATATTGAAAATCCACATTTGCTACCTGAACCCGCTCAAACTGTATCTTCTATGAGTACCACGGGTTCTGAGGTCGGGATCCTCTCAGCCAGTTCCCCTCCCCTGGTGTATGATATTACTTCAAGAGGAAAAGCAACAACTGCATTTATCGCCTGGAAGACCAACGAATCCACTGATAATCGTGTGTATTTCGGGACCGATGAGGCAGATATTACTTCCTGGGTCAACGGAACATGGAGCAACTGGAAAAATAACACCCTTTCCCCCTCAATTACTTTGACAGACCTTTCCATAAATACCTCTTATTATTATCGAATTGAAAGTACTGATGACTATGGAAATGTTAATAGTACCGACATACCTGTCCAGTCTTTTACCACTGCTTTTTTGAATATGGAGATATCCACAAATCGAATTGTGATACTGGATGACCCAATGTATGCAGGGAGCAATGCAGCACCGGGGTTTGAGAATCCGCCAGACCCTGTTTTACAGCAAAACTGGACCGGCAATGACTGGAACAACGATTACTGGAAAGATGAATCTACCACTATCCGGGCTTATGTATTAGTTATGGATGTTCAGGGAATGGGCGCAGATAACACACCTGTAAACTTCACTTTGAAAAATCCGGCAGGGATTGTAATTGACCAAAGCAGTTCGATCACCGATTCAGGAGGCATCGCTTCGTATCTATTTGATATGAATAATAAGAACTACTGGGGAACCTGGATAATCGAGGTCAATTCTACTGTTGATGGTAAGTTTGTACATTCAAGCACTGATTATATCCTCAACTGGTGGGGATGTGCACTGTGCCACGGAGACCCGGGGCCTGTGATTTTCAACCAGACCCTGAGCATGAACGGTAATGCAACCAATCCTGATTTTCCAATCCCGAATTCTCCCTATGCTATGGGGTATGACATGGCACACCAGCTTACTGTTGTCGGTGGAAATATGAGTAATTATCATGGCAAGTTTTATTCTATAGATTATTCTTTACTTGGATGGTACGGAAACGGACATGAGAACTATTCTTATAACCCTGTAGGGTATAGTCAGTTCCCGGATACTAAATGTGTGCACTGCCATCAGGGGTATGATGGTTATCCCGGAGGGAATACTTCGGCAACATACATTGACTTCAGACAGGACTACCATAATTTTTCATGCGATTCTCATGCCTGTCACGCCGTTGAGGGGCGGGTGCAACCCTATCAAAGTAATTTCGGGATTCCTGAGATGAAGTCATGCGGGTTCCAGTTCATTCTGCCTGACGATGGCGGGATTGCCAGTAAACAACCCCAGTGTCATGCAATATGGGGTGATATTTATGACGTACCATATGTGGCAGGTGGGAATGGAAACGTAACCATCGTATCCACTCTGGATGACAATAACAATGATTCAAATGATCAGGCAAGGGTCAATTACTCGGATTCAATTCCAGCGTCAGGAGACCCACTTAGATTGCACACTCTAAATGATAAGGTCCCATGCGTCCTATGTCATGGCCCGAATCACGGTATTAGAAATCCGGACCCTTCCACATTTGAACGTAGATTATCTGCTGTTGATGAGGCCGATAAAATTGCTACCAGATTTGCAGATGGGTGTGTAATATGCCATCAGCCGGAGCCTACTTATAAGAATCCCGAATCAACATGTGAAGTATGTCATGTTGGTTTGGATATTTTACCTTTTGAGCAAAATTCGAATGGGACTACTGAGATATCCCACTGCCAGACCTGTCATACAAAAAAGCAGCACAATGCATCTGTTGACTGCACGGTATGTCACAGCCAGGATGCACATATAATAAAATATTTTGATATAAACGGTGATTATAGTCCTTTACAATCAAATGCCGGGAACTGTACTACCTGCCACCAGAATAATAAATTAAGTACTATCCTGGCAAATCCCAAAGCTGGTACCTATTCTGGCAATGCACCACTGGTAAATGACCCTACCACACACAGTGTAAATAGCATCAACGGTACTCTCTGGGACCGGGGTGTCAATTTCTGGGTTAATACAAGCCAGGTTACAACATGTTTATACTGTCACGGGAACACAACACATGAAAGTACTGCGTTAGGATATCCCGGTATTTTCCAGGGGATAAATATCGTAGGTGGCGACCTGTCTGGTTCGTGGTGTGGAAGTTGTCATTACCAGAATAACACAAATTATGATGTGATGGCAGGAACAATGGACCCTGTCCCGCCAGAGATAACCGGAAATGCTACGTATGGGAATTATACAATAGCGGATGACGGAACCACTATCTATTTCGACCATTCAAATATCAGTTCATTTAATGATTCACGGTGCAGTCATTGCCATAATAACTCCGCGACCACTTCCACCGGACTCATGCATGGTGTCCTGGATGGATTGGGGGGACCGGATTGCATTTTGTGTCATGAAGGCAGTGGTGTGATTGGTACATTGACCATCAATATGACGCTATTCAACCAGTCGCCACATGCGAACATCAATAATGGCAATGCCACAAATAATAAGCACTGTTATATGTGCCACCGGGATGGTACGGCGCCAATTGGTGCCACCGGCCAGGCAGAACATATCTCAAAAGAGATACGGTACAATGCTTCAGACAGGTCATGTGCGGATACGGAATGCCACGGGAACACTTCATCTTCGATATATGTAGGTTCCCACTTTGATAATGCCACCCAGTACGGCAGGTTTGAATCCGGTTTTGTCCGTACATCCCAGACGTGCGAATTCTGTCATGGGAAGACCCAGGTGCCCATATTCAACGAATCCATCCCCGGTAATGGTAGCAACATAAGCATGGTCCTGGACGACGGCACAGGTCCAACTGGCCATTATGTGAGGAACATAGTAGATGGTGATAGCCACTATGTGGTCGATACTGTTGGCTGGGAAGTGGACGGGAAGAACGGGAGCCAGGGTTGTGTTTACTGTCACAAGGACCAGAGTGAGGTCTTTGGCGCCACGAATATATCTTCCTGGGCAAACCATTCAACATTTGGCAATAACTGTTATCGCTGTCATATCAACGGCACTACGTACCTTCATGACCTGGGTGTTATTACGGCATCTGGCGGCACACCTGATTGTCTTGGTTGTCACGGATTGGGTAGACCCCAGGAAGATATCAATGAAACCGCCTTCGGCCTGAGTATCCATAAAGACCTCAATACGAATGCCACAAATGTGACCGTCCTTAACAACACCCTGAGCAAAACCTGCTGGGCCTGTCATGGCAACGGTTCAGAACCTGGCGGCCATATTAATAATTCACTGGGACCCAACGTCCCTGCCAACACCACACGGCCGCTAAACTGCAGCGAGGCAAAGTGTCACGTCAACGGTACAGCGATCTACAATGTCACTATCAACGGTACCCAGCCTATTTCAACCATTGAACACATTCCCGGGCAGTTCAGAAGTACCCTCACAGATATTATTGCGGTTGACTGCACCCTTTGTCATAAAAATTCCCTTACCTATAATAATGATACAAAACGCGGGCTTGCTAATGAATCAGATGCATCGAACGTGTCCCATTATGGCAGTTTGACAACTACGAACATCAGTGCGGTCAAGCCCACCACGGATTGCACACTGTGTCATAAGAACACCACCAACAATGTCACGTGGGGTGGTGCGATGCAGGTCAGGCATCCGGTGAACAAATCGACCAGCTTTTGCGTGAATTGTCACGGTAGTGGGACTACCTTCCATGCCGAGAATCTTTCCACGGTTCCTGAGATACATTCATCTGGTTTTGACTGGGAAGGTGATGGTATTGATTCTTTTTCCATATATCCTCCTTTATTATCACAGGATATGGAGGGTTGCTTTGCCTGTCACAATGGAACCGTGGATTTTGCCACAATGGGTCAGGATATTGATGATGACAACAGCAGGATATGTGAAGAATGCCACTATAACAATTCTGTTGGTCCATTTACTATTAACATCAGCATGCGAAGTGATGTATCCGATACTATTCCACGCGTATACAATCACATAAATGATAGTGCGAATGCTACGGTTGTCATAAGGACGAACCTGACCGCATCAAGTACTTCTCAGTTAAGCAGCCCATCGACATGTTTCAACTATAACAATAACACCGGTAATGGAGCATGCCATGGTGTGAGCTATGAGAACCGGACTGATGCTGGCGGATATTATGCTTTCAATAATTATGAAATATCAATGAAAGCAAGCACGAACATGAGTCCGTATCGTTATACACAGACCATTGACCACATGCCCAACACCACAGACTGCCGCATATGCCACCTCGGTGCAAATAGTAGTGTAGGTACCCTTGTTGAAAGTTCTTACTGGGGCAATCCCATGAACGTTTCTGACACCAAACCCACCATTCCTACCCACATCAACATTAATGCCCAGATAGGGGACTGCTGGGCCTGCCACGTATTTGGCGGTGTACAACCGCTGGACTTCCATGATGTCAATATCACCGGTGGTGGCGGTCCGGATTGTATCAGTTGCCATGATGTGGGACGTAGCGGTGCAACATCATGGGTCAATGTCAGTGCCTTGAACGGCAGTCTCAATGGCAATGCCAGTATCCATTACGCAATCAATAACGCCACTACAGGCACCGGAGGCAGTACGGGTAATCCTGACAACCAGATATGCTGGGCATGTCACCAGTCCGACGGCAGCGAACCGTCAGGCATGGGCGATATTTTCGAAGATCCCTACAAGTGCTATGACTGCCATGACGGTACAGCACCGTATACTAATGTCAGCAATGCTCCTGGCGTTTTCCAGCACTTTGTGAACGGCAGTGCATTGAAAGCGGCATCTAATGCTCCTGACAATTCCAGTTCATGCCTGGTATGCCACAACCTCACCGAGATGAAGGTAGAATACAGCGAAGGTATCGACACCTACAGTACGAATTATTCCATTCCATCCCACTACGGCCGTAACCGCAGCAGCGGTCCCGACAGCCTGAGAACAGGCCCCGGCAACAGTGTCAACTGCAGCTACTGTCACCAGACCCCGGGCAACAACTTCACCTCAGCCATGGTCAATATCAACAATGCCTCAGTACCTAACCATAGCCTTGCCTATAACGCTACCACCCCCTACTGTACCGAATGTCACAATGGCGGCTGGATGCACAACGCATCACTATACAAACCCACGAACCTCACCATTGAGAGTTCAGGTCTGTGTCTTTCCTGCCATGGAGATGCGAAGAGCTACACCGGTCCAATGGTCACCAGTAATAAATCCAGGCACAACAACAGCCTTGATTGTACCCAGTGCCATATCAATACCAGTAAACGCGACATCCATGGTATCAAGTACCTGCAGACCGACGGCAGTTCATATACAACAGTCAATACCACAGCAGTCAACTGCACCACCTGTCACCAGGACAATGCCTCGGCTGTGAACCAGTCACTTAACCCGATACCATTGATACAAAAACCCATGTACCACAGCGAGGACCCAATGGCAGGCCGGAAATGGAATGATTCGTATAGTCCTTACTGGAACAACACCAATGAAGCCTGCGAATACTGCCATAACGCGACGTTGCATGAAGTGGATGCCCTTGGCAACCTCGCATCCTTGCGCAGCAATACTACTGACCTGAGTGATTACATATGTGCTTCCTGCCATAAGAGCGGCAGTGCCATGTACAGCTCGATCGGAGGCAATGCAAACTTCAGTAAGACTCCACCCGAGATTACTTTGACAATTAATTCAAACGATGGTACATTTTTCTACAACCACAGTACACTCTCAGATTTCATTGATTCGATATGCAAAGGCTGCCATGGCAATTCAAGCAATCCACCACAAAATACGACTATTTTCGCACATGACGTATATGGGGCAAATATCACTTTGTGTATCAACTGCCATGATGCTCCACTTGGTCTGGTACCCACTACTGTTCAGTTGAATGTTTCGGCCACCAACAACGGTTCGGAATCAATACATTATAATCTTAACAGTGCAGCTTCAGATGATAACCTGCGTTGCTATGCGTGTCATGCGAATGGCAGTGCTCCATCCAGCCATCCATCACTTTCAGACGCTAAACTGTGCGATGAGTGTCACGTTACCCTCAACTTCAGTGCGCCATTGGTTGGCAGGCATATACCAAATGCTTCAGCTCCACAGCAGTTTAGTACTTCCAATATAACGACGAATTATGCCCAGTGCTGGAACTGCCATAACAACAGTGTCAATAGCAGTGCAACCATGTGGCAGAACAACAGGTCTCTTGTATCCCATTACGGTACGAACAGCAGCCTGGTCAGGACCAATTCAAATAGTACTGTAGACGAGTGTTACAATTGCCACTGGAATACCACAAACCAGTATAAGTATGGAAATGCTCCCCAGACCCAGATGGCATCCCAGATACAGTGTTACGAATGCCATAATGGCGACTGGAAGTTCGAGAGAAGAATGCCGGGCCTCCCAGAGATGTGGGTGTTCTATTCATCAGAACCGGGAGATTTGCACAATCAACAGATGGGGACGTATTGGGCTTGTTCCACGTGCCATTAAGGGACTCCATACAGATAGAAACAGGTGTGTCCGGAACTTATTCGGCAGGATATTTGTGTGAAGAACACAGTTTATTCCCATCCTGTTAAGCAAAACAATATTAAATGATAGTACTGATACTGCCGTAATAAAACAGGATTAGGTAGATTTATGGAATTGATTGATACGTGGATAAAAAAGGTCCCTCGTTTTTTCCGGTCAAGAAAACTTACCATCTACCTGATCTCAATGGTCATATTACTTTCATTTATTGGTACCATCATTCCCCAGCAGCATATTTTTACTCATACACACATGGAGGAGATGAAAAACCAGAGTGTATTCCTGGATTATATGGATACGATAGGATTCACCGCAATCTACACTTCATGGCTGTTTTTCGGGGTAATGCTCCTGTTGTATCTTAACACGATATTCTGTACGTATGATATGTGGCGGAATTCTATCCGGAAAATGAAACGAGGTAGCAATTTCAGAAAAAAAGATGGGATATCCGGACTTGCCAATAATGCCCTCGTGGTACTTGCTGGAACATCTGTTCAATCTCGTGATACAATAATATCTCACCTTGAAAAACGGCGTTATAAGGTGCAGCAAAATGGGAATTCCTTTGTCGCCACAAAGAACCGGCTTGGGATATTTGGCACCCCTGTGTTCCACCTTTGTATCCTGCTGGTACTGGGAGCTATTCTGTATGGTGGTGTAGGCAGGATGGAAGGGCGGTTGCAGCTGGTGGAAGGCCAGACATTGTATGAGCAGCACCAGGATTATTTTTACGTGGCTGAAGGTCCACTGTTTGATGAGAAGCACCAGAATTTTGGTTTTATTCTTGAGCGGTTCCATCCCCGGTATGAAGATGATGAAGGTGTTTACCGGGGGATTGCCAGCGAGATCCTTATTATTAGGGATGGAAAGGTGGTGAAAAAAGACGTGTTGCACTCCAACCACCTGATAATCTATGAAGATGTAACCCTCTTCCAGAACGAGTACGGGTTTGCACCCCTGTTCCTATTGAAAGATGCGACCGGTGCGGTGATATCCGGTTCGTATGTGTATGCAGAGGACGATGGCAGTGGCAGGTATTTAACCGTATTTCCGGTGGCAGATACCGGGCTTACGGCCCAGATAACCCTGTACCCGAACACTTCAAGGAGAATACTGGAAAGTGGTTATGATATGCCCCAGAATCCACAGGTATATCTTGAACTGTTCGAGGGGGAAGAGCAGGTATTTGACGGTGTGTTAGGGTTGAACCAGCTGGTGAAGCTGGGTAATTATCCTGGTATGGGTGAAGTGACGCTGGGATTCTATGACCTGAAGTATTGGAGCATTATTTCTGTCGTGACAGATCACGGGATACCCTTTATCTTCGGGGGAATATACCTGGCACTATTTTCAATGATAGTGATGTTCTTTTTCAGTCCCAAACATATTTTTGGGGTATTTGAGAATGATGGGTTTGGTAGACCTGTTTTATATATAGGTGGAAAGAGTGATAAATATAAATCGTCATTTGAATATGTATTTAATAATCTAATTGAAGAAATAAAAGAGGCAGTACAAGATGAGTCAACTTGAATGGATCTTATATTTATCCGCGTCTTCATTGTATGGTATTAGCGCTGTATTATATATTCTCAGTGTGGTTTTCAAGAAAGAAGAATGGTTGAGATATGGTGCACTGGCAGCGTTTGTCGGGCTATTGCCCCATACGGGTTCATTGTATATCAGGTGGGTAGAGTCGGGACATGGACCCTATATGACCATACATGAAGTATTTTCATCCTATGCCTGGGTCTCAGTGGCTCTGTTCCTGCTTGTGGCTCTAAGAGTAGAAAGGATACGGTTGGCGGGAATGGTCGTGGTTCCTGTTTCGTTTATTATGATGGGAATGGGAGCAACTCTTTCACGGGAAATATACTCAATTCCTGCATCGCTGAGCAGTTACTGGCTGATCGCTCATGTGGGTTTTGCCAAACTTGCTTTTGGAGGTATTCTGATAGGTACTGCTCTTGCGGTGTTATACATCCTTAACGAGCGACAGGAGCAAGGAAAGGGTTCTGAGGGGATGAAGAAGTTCCTGGGGCGTTTTCCTGGTAAAGATATGATGGACGACCTGAGCTACCAGTTTGTAAGTGCCGGCTTTTTATTTCTCAGTGTGATGATAGGGGCAGGAGCGATATGGGCTTACCAGACCTGGGGACGGTACTGGGCATGGGACCCTATTGAGACCTGGTCTTTGATTGTGTGGTTTATTTATGGTATTTTCCTGCACTTGCGGATGAATGCTGGATGGCGGGGTAAAAAGAGTGCTTGGATGCTTGTTGTAGCAATATTCATACTGGCTTTTTCGTTGTTTGGTACTGGTATTGTTTATACTGGATTACACTCTGCATATATGGTATAACGGGCTATAAAACGTAGGAGTGGAATAATTATGACCAGAGTAAAATTATTTTAAACAGATGAGATAAACATTTTAACAATAAAATATATATGTTATTTAGTGTAGTAATCTATAAGTTCATATACACCTAACTTGCTACTCTATTCGACGATAAGAAAAATCAGGTATTATTCATGAAAAAGAAGGTCCTTTTAATCACTCCTCCCTACCACTGCGGGGTACTTGAATCTGCAGGGTCCTGGATGCCATTGGGTCTGGTATATGTCGCAGGGAGCCTGCAGCAGGCGGGCTATGAGGTGGAGATATATGACGCGATGACCAGGTTCGATACTTTTGATGATATCAGGGTACGTATTGAAGCGTCTGCGCCTGATGTTGTTGCTTCTGCCGGTTATACTTCTAGTAATTATGATGCTATCCAGGTGCTTCGCATCGCCAAGGAGGTCAATCCGGAGATAATCACCAACCTGGGCGGTATCCATGCTACGTTCTGCTGGAATGAGATCCTGGAGGGCGATGCTGAGGCAGTGGATTATGTGATAGTTGGTGAGGGCGAGGAAACTACGGTGGAATTGCTTGACCACATTTATTCTGGCAGGGACCCGTCGGGTGTGGCAGGGATAGCGTACGTCAAGGATGGGAAGGTGGTTCATACCGGACCCCGGACATTTATTACTGACCTGGATTCGTTGCCTGCGGCCTGGGACCTGGTGGAATGGGGTGATTATTCGTTCAAGACCAAGGCGAATTCTATTCTGGCGGTGGTGAGTTCATCGAGGGGGTGCACCCAGAAGTGCACGTTCTGCTCCCAGAGGTTGTTCTGGAAAGAGACGTGGCGTGCCCGGAGTCCTGAGAATTTCGT
This genomic interval carries:
- a CDS encoding tetrahydromethanopterin S-methyltransferase subunit A, which translates into the protein MSNDTIAQEWPPVRGDYTIIDPESRISVVTLASDMDPLPGACIMGSCKTENLGIEKIMANTISNSNIRYILVCGQESKGHLSGNTLLAIHTNGIDGHGRIIGSNGAIPFIENIPHDAIEHFRAQVELIDRRGLVEAGEIQAIIEEYKSKGEPFPHPPMVVQSARKKKHVEREIKGADIMIANDILMDTTSGLVFVQI
- a CDS encoding DUF1858 domain-containing protein encodes the protein MSDNNMITADMKIEEIVAKYPQTIGIFFQYGLGCVGCHAASFESLAEGAMMHGIDLDAMLKELNELALKVQAKKEA
- the mtrH gene encoding tetrahydromethanopterin S-methyltransferase subunit H, whose product is MFVFKKEQQVINIANVRIGGQPGQFPTVLAGTIFYNKHNIVSDPGAGIFDKQAAESLINMQETLSDETGNPHMIHIYAETPQAAQRYLDFVSATTDVPFLLDSTDSTVRAAAANYVSEVGLADKTIYNSLNMSVTDDEVEALANSDIDAAIILGFNAMDSSLDGRMELLENGGRVLPHGLLETADECGITKKLIDPSITPMGNGAGIALRMCISAKAKWGYPVGSGIHNAPSAWNWLRDKSKEDKLIYRICDIASTGLQQMAAGDFILYGPIENAKYTFPVAAMADIMISESVADLDVEPVDGHPIRKLV